Proteins encoded by one window of Salmo trutta chromosome 17, fSalTru1.1, whole genome shotgun sequence:
- the LOC115152387 gene encoding uncharacterized protein LOC115152387 isoform X2, with protein MEIENGAARGVLLPVLPGSEPFDNSILPPLQNMYMYEESKQSFRYNAAFLIKNTTLQERYEAFRTERRGMGYSEEELEESYGFLLFDDKNKANKLGETGVLPGHSTCSTLGDPSKGVYVSKYSDCLDLNRWYHGKSGYIAIIRLTKGRVRDVTENYTVNYTSPSNGFDCHVSEQLSAVSANTSSFLAFERTQYYMYELPGGGADSTVQPPSHVCPFAIVAFSYWDTKTPASEDQEKSEEEKTVFHYYPWRGQLQISSQVYHVGLKSSTGPLIPAKLPTVMAVDGAIKMSDLRQKLPKAIFETCFVGEVSLEGMCWSLYELAPSEAEDTSLSQLTQELKEKDLALAIQLNDSGFLILLHSSHFLTYEDAGSNKPEVLQGMFVFPDSRAIQRDTKICSEKPSLSPEGLQVVPALNYAETEVEKCLPEQSGELRGLLEQHIQSYAALIHPGLTISPSREASIFPDQFDVPDALKYLYSTPKWTEMGWKCLKSYFHQPGSFELSVSRATELLAAGREERGDEPDDDVYYCLSSPEGPPMTPASLGGPEEEQSGGQSPGDTATYISNAPAVSTEDFEKPGMTKADSNAPNKRVEEEKNLSSKEVQDKVQHVQPNEVQEEVPSDLTKPAVPQADSNAPGTTLIPKEVQKELPCDLSQPVVLADDSGKPGKNKAVPGVVVEDEGTHLNPEEVQVDRQKQVLSDLSQPAVSAENLRKAGPAALGKADCKAPEVGVANEGTNLHLKEVQKNMPSGLSQPAVSEEELKKPGPALATKPNIKAVETGVEDKGGDLPKEVLEEVPCDAVSAKVFAIAGMTVMTKATEVTEVSTSPASGDLPTVLVITATEGTATVVPHNDNFGLINTESITKNSSSLPPAKVQERGGSALNGQCGKANEVNNVSTSDWRKRPRKRRRFSGLGKRVLRSSAADFEEEETEKGCLGSSKVFSLKKRKEMTDLVQLNPWKKKETMDVTQVRPLKMQRELMNLTLDPPLKRKERMDVTQVHPMKMQREVMNLIQDLPLKKKKERKDSINFYPFKSKESIDLIHDGHPLKKKTDRWDLKAIISECGRVFVPHGSEVIAKDIESLKVMGKVIDDKQCADEMMVEACIKVPQPIETGDESGLELIKSDENKESHIWSSDSKDHPPKVKMADVDKMASQKPSELVQSKDMDFPSLEKHKKNCQFVAISLSKLKTVFSRRGKRKTPLKPVSGDQMLPLDKKSKADAGMDKMESVHLTNSCKDTTCAAEVAKEQTFGLDPKFALALGLTPRELHNNAPKSPEKSDIPLKKDIQSRLDLVPPQATSDQTSEALPSSPSATITLTGRGSPFKMKCKPADSIRKKWWLHYHTPASFEKEKVAQPMSSQLLTLNPDVRRVVSRGRPRTVKKDASDASCPPADALTLLADLALSTSNDKVLEQQPDHLALQQQECCPSLVISDNSVKDGGSPHEPDVEPQSVLHALLKQPSAARLKLPPQSPSPKGLVVGSGERVVLVSQEHSYSLPPSSSLLLGLSGSTLQVPISEGLQPHRKDMVYDDGTQALRAVLCQEQDQNRKELGEEPGMAPESMSKGIGRRQKFRRLRRFIEKDSSVQVTRLWKENYDFNSDSKFTNDPMDKTVIRALHGPWDFNIEDTNEQVQLIIHMWIGLFYSRSTARFFQADPSLLCMEEKDSTEVDHGMVYRDRVDSMMSDKASELDDDETSNHENDSNGSLQNDVSPNRRTLESDGSYILLCEQAASVYINQEKVLETQRIAQGLEGKAKKEIQKKERSHDGEQNIASLKTMESKDVDEEQQVKDNDSVKTMSCTEVLGDGDITNMADRVERNASESRDGSDVAICDGSESKTHNAYHSMKDSVEAAKPQALHVGKDTTNKEINAQPAGNDSIDKALKAMHDENIPKDVSRDDGNSKNEVQTALQEGNDTRDEARPVVNYENDSGDKAAPAVCGGNNSVAETPPEISHNGNDSQKETPSVVHGGNDSTLPVKMYSKLYVDEEPTAVNDRNASTDKVQPTEQVGNVSVGTTRVLLEMQGEIKSKDEVLTTRVFTLCDGNTPCVGEFDTPIQSKDVSGEAKTTVVETDFNGIRDSKDQKQISISGQSKSDIDTQGPQHSQDETSEVLTGQVEIPLIGVGIPREDISHTDILHSHSQASEIVRAQIEIPFIGVELPLIGVEKDSKDFMHTEVHDIHLCQKETPISSVCHRDNLFSGEMFRIASKGTESVSRCPTPIVDNGYIPIPDIDSGCLVICDAGGVSKPLSRCPTPTQDEPPFVTELSHDHHTPKTFSLPDSKDTNSPNLNSGLALIENETAYREPHEPSLGSSPSTVENMLHELRKSSNNNSKPNHLEAIGKQFSQLWTEPRKKPIATSTPLNTPCTSSKEKNNYNPYSNMRLTPAEQDLYAVSSHDSLHRFPDSYPKTHSTLTQKAAFSVPSIHLEVLSNETTERTLTRDLSEIALEGDTNLCPASTEMIIQSICQSIPGGSGPTAASQNLSGHNFTEPHPYSQQLAMAVNLSKSEGSRGEYSWKEGQTNIDPMSSDVLKGKQTDAPVHSNTNSHPYNTPYVTEMRRQIASLQDYVIDESEAVEQDNIESSLETNWISDDQHTSNTSQLNKTKLDFINSLRQYQQWDKREFDDVLDFSKQGTSSSITFQSEESDKIFSRMEENKQDWLKYCRSERSRNTSKSQINLDDEHEEVSSFAKPCLVTVLDHKGNRITYENYPVLKPSTSMHTWTVPNSNRQGSSSFVEFSKRWDDTHNADESDLTQSSVDLETLIFSERMNHMLKRKRKSSSSRYNRSRHHRSNVEERASSCSPAVTVHFSSLQEQESSEEHWEGLPSLAGQKLKIDMPERKGMPEETDRDMPQHLQKLSYTKGSEMTHVKVSDLVAESFKAYHAMMTEVCAGRKYPHRTERLKREEAKRNSLPKSRAPSKDKDFCGQMKKDMYDSLHDNLNSVVKQSCKNKFRFYILVTSDDPFFKETKELLEAEGHITVEESQFCLGKDTPSSPLYIILRNEDIAEHICEVPHLLELKKSQNVLFAGIDRPDDIVNLTHQELFSKGGFVVFEGAALDTLSLSNIKKMSGFLEGLNKKGKWKWLLHYKDSRKLKENARSSAEAQGKKSFMDICQEAGMVEVLPYHECDVISRTRPNYLHCLVRLQVQNVSARLPVFITDTTADKAFAKHGIFTMNINSFLLISQSDNCTIS; from the exons GTGTGTACGTGTCCAAGTACTCAGACTGCCTGGACCTAAACCGCTGGTACCACGGGAAGTCTGGATACATCGCCATCATCAGACTCACCAAG GGCAGAGTGAGAGATGTGACAGAGAACTACACGGTGAACTACACCTCTCCCTCTAATGGGTTTGACTGTCATGTATCAGAGCAGCTCAGTGCTGTGTCAGCCAAcaccagctccttcctggccttTGAGAGAACACAG TACTACATGTATGAGCTGCCTGGTGGAGGGGCTGACTCGACAGTCCAGCCTCCCAGCCATGTCTGCCCATTCGCTATAGTGGCTTTTTCCTATTGGGATACCAAGACACCTGCATCAGAGGACCAAGAGAAAAG TGAGGAAGAAAAAACAG TGTTTCACTACTACCCCTGGAGGGGTCAGCTCCAAATCAGCTCCCAGGTCTACCATGTGGGTCTGAAGTCTAGCACTGGACCCCTGATTCCAGCTAAACT TCCAACAGTAATGGCAGTTGACGGAGCCATTAAAATGTCAGATCTGAGGCAGAAATTACCAAAGGCTATATTTGAAACCTGCTTCGTCGGTGAAG TTTCTCTGGAAGGAATGTGTTGGAGTCTGTATGAGTTGGCACCCAGTGAGGCTGaggacacctctctctctcagctcacaCAGGAGCTCAAGGAGAAAGACCTG GCCCTCGCAATACAACTGAATGATAGTGGTTTCCTTATACTGTTACATTCATCTCACTTCCTCACATATGAAG ATGCTGGGTCCAATAAGCCAGAGGTATTGCAGGGGATGTTTGTGTTTCCAGATTCCAGAGCTATAcagcgag ACACCAAGATCTGCTCAGAGAAGCCCTCCCTCTCACCAGAGGGCCTCCAGGTGGTGCCTGCACTGAACTACGCCGAGACAGAGGTGGAAAAGTGCCTCCCTGAACAGAGTGGGGAGCTACGTGGTTTACTAGAGCAGCATATCCAGAGCTACGCTGCCCTCATCCACCCTGGGCTTACTATCAGTCCATCCAGGGAAGCCAGCATCTTCCCAGATCAGTTTGATGTTCCTGACGCCCTCAAATATCTCTACTCCACCCCAAAGTGGACTGAAATGGGATGGAAATGTCTCAAGTCTTACTTCCACCAGCCGGGCTCCTTCGAGCTCTCTGTATCCAGGGCCACGGAGCTCCTGGCGGCTGGACGAGAGGAGCGAGGGGATGAGCCAGATGATGACGTCTACTACTGTCTGTCATCTCCAGAAGGCCCCCCCATGACTCCTGCTAGTCTGGGTGGCCCAGAGGAGGAGCAGTCAGGGGGACAGTCACCAGGAGACACAGCCACATACATAAGTAATGCACCGGCAGTATCTACAGAGGACTTTGAGAAACCTGGTATGACCAAGGCAGACAGCAATGCACCAAATAAaagagtagaggaagagaagaacTTGTCTTCAAAGGAGGTGCAAGACAAAGTGCAACATGTGCAACCCAATGAGGTGCAGGAGGAAGTGCCCTCTGATCTTACCAAGCCTGCCGTCCCGCAGGCTGACAGTAATGCACCAGGGACAACTTTGATTCCAAAAGAGGTGCAGAAGGAGCTTCCCTGTGATCTTTCCCAGCCTGTTGTGTTGGCAGATGATTCTGGGAAACCTGGGAAGAACAAGGCCGTACCAGGGGTAGTAGTAGAGGATGAAGGGACACATTTGAACCCAGAGGAAGTCCAAGTGGATAGGCAAAAGCAGGTGCTTTCTGATCTTTCACAGCCTGCAGTCTCTGCAGAAAACTTGAGGAAAGCTGGCCCAGCAGCGTTGGGTAAGGCAGACTGTAAAGCACCAGAGGTAGGAGTAGCGAATGAAGGAACAAACTTGCACCTGAAAGAGGTGCAAAAGAATATGCCCTCTGGTCTTTCACAGCCTGCAGTCTCTGAAGAGGAATTGAAGAAACCTGGGCCGGCCCTGGCAACCAAGCCCAACATTAAAGCAGTAGAGACAGGAGTAGAGGATAAAGGGGGGGATTTGCCTAAGGAGGTGCTAGAGGAGGTTCCATGTGATGCAGTGTCGGCAAAGGTTTTTGCAATAGCCGGTATGACAGTGATGACCAAGGCCACAGAGGTGACAGAGGTTTCAACCTCACCTGCATCAGGTGACCTCCCAACAGTGCTAGTCATCACTGCCACTGAAGGAACTGCAACCGTTGTACCTCATAATGACAACTTTGGCTTGATCAATACAGAGTCGATCACAAAGAACTCCTCCAGTTTGCCACCAGCCAAAGTACAGGAGAGGGGTGGAAGTGCTCTCAATGGGCAATGTGGCAAGGCCAATGAGGTCAATAATGTCTCTACATCAGATTGGAGGAAACGGCCAAGGAAACGGCGTAGATTTAGCGGGTTGGGTAAACGGGTCTTGAGGTCTTCAGCAGCTGACTTTGAAGAGGAAGAAACTGAGAAGGGATGTTTGGGTTCAAGTAAAGTCTTCTCATTGAAAAAGAGGAAGGAAATGACAGATTTAGTTCAACTTAACCCATGGAAAAAGAAGGAAACGATGGATGTAACCCAGGTTCGCCCATTGAAAATGCAGAGGGAACTGATGAATTTGACCCTAGATCCCCCATTGAAAAGGAAGGAAAGAATGGATGTAACCCAGGTTCACCCAATGAAAATGCAGAGGGAAGTGATGAATTTGATCCAAGATCTGCCTTTGAAAAAGAAGAAGGAAAGGAAAGATTCAATTAACTTTTACCCATTCAAAAGTAAGGAAAGTATTGATCTAATTCACGACGGCCACCCATTGAAAAAGAAGACGGATCGGTGGGACTTGAAGGCGATCATCTCCGAATGCGGTAGAGTCTTTGTCCCTCATGGTTCAGAAGTTATCGCCAAGGATATAGAATCTTTGAAAGTTATGGGGAAAGTGATAGATGACAAACAATGTGCTGATGAGATGATGGTTGAAGCTTGTATCAAAGTACCCCAACCCATAGAAACAGGAGATGAATCTGGCCTAGAGTTGATAAAGTCAGATGAAAACAAAGAGTCGCACATATGGAGTTCAGACAGTAAAGACCATCCACCAAAGGTCAAAATGGCTGATGTAGACAAGATGGCCTCTCAGAAACCCTCAGAACTGGTCCAGAGCAAAGACATGGATTTTCCTTCcttagaaaaacacaaaaagaattGTCAATTTGTTGCAATATCCCTCAGTAAACTAAAGACAGTTTTTTCAAGAAGGGGAAAGAGGAAAACGCCTCTCAAACCTGTTTCAGGAGATCAAATGTTACCATTGGACAAGAAAAGCAAGGCCGATGCTGGCATGGATAAAATGGAAAGTGTTCATTTGACTAATTCCTGCAAAGATACCACATGTGCTGCTGAAGTTGCAAAGGAACAGACATTTGGCCTAGACCCAAAGTTTGCACTAGCATTAGGCTTGACTCCTAGGGAGTTGCATAATAATGCACCCAAATCTCCAGAAAAAAGTGATATCCCATTGAAGAAAGACATTCAGAGCAGACTAGACCTGGTCCCACCTCAAGCCACATCTGACCAAACATCTGAGGCGTTGCCTAGCTCCCCTTCAGCAACAATAACCTTAACGGGTCGGGGGAGCCCATTCAAAATGAAATGCAAGCCTGCAGACTCCATAAGGAAAAAAT GGTGGTTGCACTATCACACACCAGCTTCTTTTGAAAAAGAGAAAGTAGCACAACCTATGTCCTCCCAACTACTGACACTTAACCCTGATGTCAGGCGTGTTGTCAGTAGGGGTAGGCCTCGCACAGTGAAGAAAGATGCCAGTGATGCATCATGCCCACCAGCAGATGCTCTGACCCTATTGGCCGATTTGGCCCTCAGTACCAGTAACGACAAAGTACTGGAACAGCAGCCAGACCACCTGGCTCTCCAGCAACAAGAATGCTGTCCAAGTTTGGTAATAAGTGACAACAGTGTCAAAGATGGTGGCTCTCCTCATGAGCCAGATGTTGAACCACAGTCTGTCCTTCATGCACTGCTGAAGCAGCCTTCTGCTGCTAGGCTTAAACTTCCCCCTCAGTCTCCGTCACCCAAGGGGCTGGTGGTGGGGAGTGGGGAGCGGGTTGTGTTAGTCTCACAAGAGCATTCTTACTCACTGCCGCCATCCTCCTCTCTACTATTGGGTTTGTCAGGTTCAACCCTCCAAGTCCCCATTTCGGAGGGACTTCAGCCGCATCGCAAGGATATGGTCTATGATGACGGAACTCAAGCATTACGGGCCGTCCTGTGTCAGGAGCAGGACCAGAACAGGAAGGAACTCGGGGAGGAACCCGGGATGGCTCCAGAATCCATGAGCAAAGGAATTGGGCGCAGGCAGAAGTTCCGGCGCTTACGGCGGTTCATTGAAAAAGACAGCTCAGTTCAAGTGACAAGGCTGTGGAAGGAAAACTATGACTTTAATTCAGACAGCAAGTTTACCAACGACCCTATGGATAAAACAGTTATTAGAGCCCTACATGG CCCATGGGATTTCAACATTGAGGACACAAACGAACAGGTTCAGCTCATCATCCACATGTGGATAGGTCTTTTCTACAGCAGGTCCACTGCTAGATTCTTCCAGGCAGACCCAAGTCTTCTATGTATGGAGGAAAAAGATTCTACAGAAGTGGATCATGGAATG GTTTACAGAGACCGTGTGGACAGCATGATGTCAGACAAAGCGAGTGAACTGGATGATGATGAAACTAGCAACCATGAGAATGACAGCAATGGTTCCCTCCAAAATGATGTGTCCCCTAACAGAAGAACTTTGGAAAGTGATGGATCGTACATTCTCTTGTGTGAACAGGCAGCAAGTGTGTACATTAATCAAGAAAAGGTCCTGGAGACTCAAAGAATTGCCCAGGGTTTGGAGGGCAAAGCCAAAAAGGAAATCCAAAAGAAAGAGAGGAGCCATGATGGAGAACAAAACATAGCAAGTCTTAAAACCATGGAATCTAAAGATGTTGATGAGGAGCAACAAGTTAAAGATAACGATTCAGTCAAAACAATGTCATGCacagaggtgctgggggatggtgACATTACCAATATGGCTGACAGAGTTGAGCGTAATGCAAGTGAATCCAGAGATGGGTCTGACGTTGCCATCTGTGATGGCAGTGAGTCAAAAACGCACAACGCGTATCATAGCATGAAGGATTCTGTTGAAGCAGCAAAACCACAAGCACTGCATGTTGGGAAAGACACCACAAACAAGGAAATCAATGCACAACCTGCTGGGAATGATTCCATTGATAAGGCACTCAAAGCAATGCATGATGAAAATATTCCCAAAGATGTGTCACGGGATGATGGGAACTCCAAAAATGAGGTGCAAACTGCATTGCAGGAAGGGAATGATACTAGAGATGAGGCTCGACCAGTGGTGAATTATGAAAACGATTCAGGAGATAAAGCAGCACCTGCAGTATGTGGTGGGAATAATTCTGTGGCTGAAACACCACCAGAGATATCACATAATGGAAATGATTCCCAAAAAGAAACACCGTCAGTGGTGCATGGTGGGAATGATTCGACACTACCTGTGAAAATGTATAGCAAGCTGTATGTAGACGAAGAACCCACTGCAGTGAACGATAGAAATGCTTCCACCGATAAGGTACAACCAACGGAGCAGGTTGGGAATGTTTCTGTTGGCACTACTAGAGTACTGCTAGAGATGCAGGGTGAGATTAAATCTAAAGATGAGGTACTGACCACGAGAGTATTTACACTATGTGATGGGAACACGCCTTGTGTAGGTGAGTTCGACACACCCATTCAGTCCAAGGATGTTTCAGGAGAGGCTAAAACAACAGTAGTTGAGACTGATTTCAATGGCATTAGGGATTCTAAAGATCAGAAACAGATATCAATATCGGGTCAGAGTAAATCTGATATTGACACACAAGGACCCCAACATTCTCAAGACGAGACATCAGAAGTACTGACAGGCCAGGTAGAAATACCACTGATTGGAGTAGGAATTCCCAGGGAAGATATCTCACACACAGATATTCTACATTCACACAGTCAGGCATCAGAGATAGTGCGTGCTCAGATAGAAATACCATTTATTGGAGTAGAATTACCATTAATTGGAGTAGAGAAGGATAGCAAGGATTTCATGCACACAGAGGTGCACGACATTCACCTGTGTCAGAAAGAGACACCAATATCTTCAGTGTGTCATAGGGATAATTTGTTTTCAGGTGAAATGTTTAGAATAGCTTCAAAGGGAACTGAATCTGTCAGTAGATGCCCAACCCCTATCGTGGACAATGGTTACATTCCGATTCCTGACATCGACAGTGGCTGCTTGGTTATCTGCGATGCCGGTGGGGTCAGCAAACCCCTCAGCAGATGCCCAACACCTACACAAGATGAGCCACCTTTCGTTACAGAATTGTCACATGACCATCACACACCGAAGACGTTTTCTTTGCCTGATTCAAAAGACACCAACAGTCCCAACCTCAATAGTGGTCTTGCTCTTATTGAAAATGAAACGGCTTATCGTGAACCACATGAACCAAGTCTTGGTAGCAGCCCTAGCACTGTAGAGAATATGTTGCATGAGTTGCGTAAATCCAGCAACAACAATAGCAAACCAAATCATCTGGAAGCCATTGGTAAACAGTTCTCTCAATTATGGACTGAACCCCGCAAGAAGCCAATCGCCACTAGCACACCTCTCAACACTCCCTGTACTTCTtcaaaggaaaaaaacaattaCAATCCTTATTCAAATATGCGACTTACCCCTGCTGAACAAGACCTGTATGCTGTTTCAAGTCACGATTCACTGCATAGGTTCCCTGACTCCTATCCCAAAACCCATAGCACCTTAACACAGAAAGCAGCATTCTCTGTGCCATCAATCCACCTTGAAGTCCTGTCCAATGAAACAACAGAAAGAACATTAACTCGGGACTTGAGTGAAATCGCTTTGGAAGGAGACACTAACTTGTGTCCTGCCTCAACAGAGATGATCATACAGTCCATCTGTCAGAGTATCCCAGGAGGAAGTGGACCTACAGCAGCTTCTCAGAACCTTTCAGGGCACAACTTTACTGAGCCCCATCCATACAGCCAACAGCTTGCCATGGCTGTGAATCTCTCCAAGAGTGAAGGCAGCAGAGGAGAGTACAGCTGGAAAGAAGGACAGACGAATATTGACCCTATGTCTTCAGATGTTCTCAAAGGCAAACAAACCGATGCCCCTGTCCACTCAAACACTAATTCTCACCCTTATAACACACCATATGTCACCGAAATGAGGAGACAGATTGCAAGTTTGCAAGATTACGTTATAGATGAAAGTGAGGCCGTAGAGCAAGACAATATTGAATCTAGTCTAGAGACAAATTGGATATCAGATGACCAACACACAAGTAATACATCCCAGTTGAATAAAACAAAACTTGACTTCATCAACTCTTTACGCCAGTATCAGCAATGGGATAAAAGAGAATTTGATGATGTTTTGGACTTCAGCAAGCAAGGCACTTCCTCTTCAATCACCTTCCAGTCTGAAGAATCAGACAAAATATTTAGCCGTATGGAAGAGAACAAACAGGACTGGTTAAAGTATTGTAGGTCAGAGAGGAGTAGGAACACCTCCAAAAGCCAAATCAATTTGGATGATGAGCACGAGGAAGTTTCCTCATTTGCAAAGCcatgcctagttacagttttggaCCACAAAGGAAACAGAATCACCTATGAAAACTATCCCGTTCTGAAACCTTCAACAAGCATGCACACATGGACAGTTCCGAACTCAAACAGACAGGGCTCGAGCAGTTTTGTGGAGTTCTCCAAGAGGTGGGATGATACACATAACGCTGATGAATCTGACCTCACTCAGTCTTCTGTGGATCTGGAGACCCTCATCTTCTCAGAGAGAATGAACCACATGCTAAAACGTAAAaggaagagtagcagcagcaggtaCAACCGATCAAGACACCACAGGTCAAATGTAGAAGAAAGAGCTTCCTCCTGTAGCCCGGCTGTGACAGTGCACTTTTCCAGCCTGCAGGAACAGGAAAGCTCGGAAGAACACTGGGAGGGACTACCTTCACTCGCAGGGCAGAAGTTAAAAATAGATATGCCTGAAAGGAAGGGTATGCCTgaagaaacagacagagatatgCCACAGCATCTTCAAAAACTCTCCTATACAAAGGGCAGTGAGATGACGCATGTCAAAGTTTCGGATCTGGTGGCGGAAAGTTTCAAGGCGTACCATGCCATGATGACTGAGGTCTGTGCAGGCAGAAAGTACCCACACAGAACTGAGAGACTCAAGAGAGAAGAAGCAAAGAGGAACAGTTTGCCAAAGTCTCGAGCCCCAAGCAAAGACAAAGACTTCTGTGGTCAGATGAAGAAGGACATGTATGACAGCCTGCATGATAATCTGAATTCTGTTGTGAAACAGTCATGTAAGAACAAGTTCAGGTTCTACATACTGGTGACATCAGATGACCCATTCTTCAAAGAGACAAAG GAGCTGTTAGAAGCAGAGGGACACATAACAGTAGAAGAGTCTCAATTCTGCCTTGGAAAGGATACTCCCTCATCCCCTCTATACATTATCTTGAGGAACGAAGATATTGCTGAACACATTTGTGAG GTCCCTCACTTGCTTGAATTGAAGAAGTCTCAGAATGTGTTGTTTGCCGGTATTGACCGTCCTGATGACATTGTGAACCTGACTCACCAAGAACTCTTCAGCAAAGGCGGTTTTGTGGTGTTTGAGGGAGCAGCACTGGACACACTCAGTCTCA GCAACATTAAGAAAATGTCTGGTTTCCTGGAGGGGCTGAATAAAAAGGGGAAGTGGAAATGGCTCTTGCACTACAAAGACAGCCGAAAGCTGAAAGAGAACGCACG TTCTAGTGCTGAGGCACAGGGTAAAAAGAGCTTCATGGACATCTGCCAGGAGGCTGGAATGGTGGAGGTCTTACCCTACCATGAATGTGACGTCATTTCAAGGACACGACCCAACTACCTCCACTGTCTAGTCCGCCTGCAGGTCCAGAATGTATCAGCTCGTCTACCTGTATTTATAACTG aCACAACGGCAGACAAAGCGTTTGCAAAACATGGGATATTCACAATGAATATTAACTCCTTCTTGCTGATTTCTCAGAGTGACAATTGCACTATTTCTTAA